A stretch of the Paenibacillus dendritiformis genome encodes the following:
- a CDS encoding MBL fold metallo-hydrolase: MEISKGIEMLHLDFHGNIIHPILLWDREMAVSIDTGFPGQIEDLRVAMEKVEVSFDKLKVVILTHQDVDHIGSLPEILQDCGSNVKVYAHELDKPYIQGERPLLKDGHLENPPKGRVDDTLIDGQELPFCGGIRVIHTPGHTPGHISLYLRQSKTLIAGDSMYSVNGILGGIHVPTTPDMNAARLSLKKYLDLDIASVVCYHGGLSNVNVHDQILGLSQGL, translated from the coding sequence ATGGAAATTTCAAAGGGAATAGAAATGCTTCATCTAGATTTTCATGGGAATATTATTCACCCAATTCTTTTATGGGATCGAGAAATGGCTGTTTCAATAGACACAGGATTCCCAGGGCAAATTGAAGATTTACGCGTGGCCATGGAAAAAGTAGAAGTGTCGTTCGACAAACTAAAAGTTGTGATTCTGACGCATCAGGATGTGGATCATATAGGCAGTCTTCCTGAGATTTTGCAGGATTGTGGTAGTAATGTTAAAGTTTATGCACACGAACTGGATAAGCCGTATATTCAGGGGGAGAGACCGCTTTTAAAAGACGGGCACCTTGAGAATCCCCCAAAAGGCAGAGTGGACGATACCTTGATTGACGGTCAGGAACTGCCGTTTTGCGGCGGGATTCGGGTAATCCATACTCCGGGGCATACTCCCGGTCATATCAGCCTTTATTTACGGCAAAGTAAGACTCTCATTGCAGGGGATTCGATGTACAGTGTAAATGGGATTCTCGGGGGAATTCATGTCCCGACCACACCGGATATGAATGCAGCCCGTCTCTCTTTAAAAAAGTATTTAGACCTCGACATTGCATCCGTGGTTTGTTATCACGGGGGATTAAGTAATGTAAATGTTCATGATCAGATATTAGGACTTAGCCAAGGATTATAA
- a CDS encoding DHHW family protein: MNKYDKIYKYVMAALLLLFIGALAVLNVVTPDREFSEAENRVLEKRPDFMLLSLAAGKFTSSYEKYVSDQFLFRDAWIGVKTDADRAIGKKESNGVYLGKDGFLIQRFNPPEDRAVEDKAEAIRAFDFATPGVRKYMMLAPTAAMLLQDKLPAYAAAGDESAYADQVRHALPAGIRFVDVYPALSAEREQPIFYRTDHHWTTTGAYYAYRELCKHMGVIPLDKEDFRIRLVTNEFYGSLYSKSGFRHIRPDRIELYLPKKEADYKVEYVDEQRTTDSLYEFGNLNKKDKYTVFLNGNHPLIKITTARPEGKKKLLVVKDSYANSLLPFLTEHFSEIYVVDLRYYGEDLTALVRQHGIRDMLLLYNVHTFFEDPSIQNLSELIE; this comes from the coding sequence ATGAACAAATACGACAAAATCTATAAGTATGTAATGGCCGCACTGCTGCTCCTTTTTATAGGCGCGCTCGCCGTGCTGAATGTTGTGACGCCGGATCGCGAATTTTCGGAAGCGGAAAATCGGGTGTTGGAGAAGCGGCCGGACTTTATGCTGCTGTCGCTGGCGGCGGGGAAATTTACTTCCAGCTACGAGAAGTATGTGTCCGATCAATTCCTCTTCCGGGATGCCTGGATCGGAGTGAAGACCGACGCGGATCGGGCCATCGGGAAGAAGGAGAGCAACGGGGTGTACTTGGGGAAGGACGGCTTCCTCATTCAACGGTTCAACCCGCCGGAGGACAGGGCTGTGGAGGATAAGGCAGAGGCCATTCGAGCGTTCGACTTTGCCACGCCCGGCGTTCGCAAATATATGATGCTTGCGCCTACGGCCGCCATGCTGCTCCAGGATAAGCTCCCGGCGTATGCCGCGGCCGGCGATGAATCCGCCTATGCGGACCAGGTCCGGCATGCGCTTCCTGCCGGTATTCGCTTCGTCGATGTGTATCCTGCGCTGTCTGCCGAACGGGAACAGCCTATCTTTTACCGGACCGACCATCATTGGACCACGACCGGAGCCTATTACGCTTACCGGGAGCTATGCAAGCACATGGGGGTCATCCCGCTGGACAAGGAAGATTTCCGCATTCGGCTCGTAACGAATGAATTCTACGGGTCGCTCTATTCGAAGAGCGGATTCCGGCATATCCGGCCGGACCGGATCGAGCTCTATCTGCCCAAGAAAGAAGCGGACTATAAGGTGGAGTATGTCGATGAACAGCGAACAACGGATTCCTTGTACGAGTTCGGCAATCTCAACAAGAAGGACAAGTATACGGTGTTTTTGAACGGCAATCATCCGCTGATAAAAATCACGACGGCCCGCCCGGAGGGAAAGAAGAAGCTGCTGGTGGTCAAAGATTCGTACGCCAATAGCTTGCTGCCCTTCTTAACGGAGCATTTCAGCGAAATCTATGTCGTCGATCTCCGGTATTACGGGGAAGACTTGACGGCGCTCGTGCGGCAGCACGGCATCCGTGACATGCTGCTGCTCTATAATGTCCATACGTTCTTTGAAGATCCATCTATTCAGAATCTATCGGAGTTGATCGAATGA
- a CDS encoding Gfo/Idh/MocA family protein — translation MLRLQVKNARALYFRIENPHKGDIHENNSIRHDWKRTCQQSLPHSLHAEPVISALERGLHVLNEKPMAASFEDCQRMVSLAEDKGAIFMSLPFELHPVFLAASEFVNERYIGKVTGAEAQLSLPGPWRDN, via the coding sequence ATGCTGCGTTTGCAAGTCAAGAATGCCCGGGCCTTATACTTCAGAATCGAAAATCCCCATAAAGGAGATATCCATGAAAACAATTCAATTAGGCATGATTGGAAGCGGACATGTCAGCAATCGCTTCCCCATTCCTTGCACGCGGAGCCGGTAATCTCCGCGCTGGAACGGGGCCTGCATGTACTTAACGAGAAGCCGATGGCTGCTTCCTTCGAGGACTGCCAACGCATGGTTTCCCTTGCCGAGGACAAGGGCGCTATCTTCATGAGTCTGCCGTTTGAGTTGCATCCAGTCTTCTTAGCGGCATCCGAGTTCGTGAATGAGCGCTACATCGGCAAGGTTACCGGGGCCGAAGCGCAGCTGTCCCTTCCCGGCCCATGGCGTGATAATTAG
- a CDS encoding MBOAT family O-acyltransferase, which yields MVFSSLLFLFLFLPATILIYYVSPKRLRNAVLLAASLIFYAWGEPVYIFIMIFSTVFDYVNGLLIEKYRHRKPIARAVFIGSIAGSLGILCFFKYAGFVVGTINQLFHLHIQAADLPLPVGISFYTFQTMSYIVDVYRDKVPVQKNIISFGAYVTMFPQLVAGPIVKYGDIAGQLASRTMTLDRFGEGAELFIRGLAKKVLLANNIGLLWTSVKAAPAEELSVLSAWLGIIAFTFQIYFDFSGYSDMARGLGKMFGFDFLENFNYPYIAKSVTEFWRRWHISLGAWFREYIYIPLGGNRSGLPIQFRNLFAVWLATGLWHGSNWNFILWGLYFGVVVTAEKLFLLNWLQRSPRFAGHVYTLLIVIMGWVLFEFENLGSAAEFIGTMFGYGTHVLADRQALYDLSANVVLLIVLAFCATPLPRKALSFFRDKGKIAGVVLVPAIYFLFLSLSTAYLVTETYNPFLYFRF from the coding sequence GTGGTCTTTAGCAGTCTCCTGTTTCTGTTCCTCTTTTTGCCGGCAACGATTCTGATCTACTATGTATCGCCGAAGAGGCTTAGAAATGCGGTACTGCTCGCCGCAAGCCTGATCTTCTATGCCTGGGGCGAGCCTGTCTATATTTTTATCATGATTTTCTCGACCGTCTTCGATTATGTTAACGGACTGTTGATCGAGAAGTACCGGCACCGCAAGCCGATCGCCAGAGCGGTCTTTATCGGCTCCATCGCCGGCAGCTTGGGCATTCTCTGCTTCTTCAAATATGCCGGATTTGTCGTCGGCACGATTAACCAGTTATTCCATTTGCATATCCAGGCGGCGGATCTGCCCCTGCCGGTGGGCATATCCTTCTATACGTTCCAGACGATGTCTTACATCGTGGATGTATACCGGGACAAAGTGCCCGTACAGAAGAATATCATCTCCTTCGGCGCTTATGTCACCATGTTCCCGCAGCTTGTCGCGGGTCCGATCGTCAAGTACGGCGATATCGCGGGACAATTGGCCTCCCGAACGATGACGCTGGACCGGTTCGGCGAAGGGGCGGAATTATTCATCAGAGGACTTGCCAAAAAAGTGCTGCTGGCCAATAATATCGGCTTGCTGTGGACGAGCGTGAAGGCGGCGCCGGCAGAAGAGCTGAGCGTCTTGTCGGCCTGGCTTGGCATTATCGCCTTTACGTTCCAGATCTATTTCGATTTTAGCGGATATTCGGATATGGCGCGCGGACTCGGGAAGATGTTCGGATTCGATTTTCTGGAAAACTTCAATTATCCCTATATAGCGAAAAGCGTTACCGAGTTCTGGCGCAGGTGGCATATTTCATTGGGCGCCTGGTTCCGCGAATATATCTATATTCCGCTCGGGGGCAACCGATCGGGCCTGCCGATTCAGTTCCGCAATCTGTTCGCCGTCTGGCTCGCCACCGGCTTATGGCACGGATCGAACTGGAACTTTATTCTATGGGGCTTGTATTTCGGCGTTGTCGTTACGGCCGAGAAGCTGTTCCTCTTGAACTGGCTGCAGCGCAGTCCTCGGTTCGCAGGGCATGTCTATACGCTTCTCATCGTGATCATGGGCTGGGTCTTGTTCGAATTCGAAAATCTGGGTTCCGCCGCGGAATTCATCGGGACGATGTTCGGGTACGGCACGCATGTATTGGCAGACCGTCAAGCGCTCTATGATCTGTCCGCGAATGTAGTCTTGCTGATTGTGCTGGCATTTTGCGCGACGCCGCTTCCCCGGAAGGCGTTATCCTTCTTCAGGGACAAAGGGAAGATAGCAGGAGTTGTCCTCGTACCGGCGATATATTTTCTGTTCCTGTCGCTGTCGACGGCTTATCTGGTCACGGAAACGTACAACCCATTCCTCTATTTTCGCTTTTGA
- a CDS encoding GNAT family N-acetyltransferase, translating into MIALQYFEPSDFQQLISWSGDEAFLLQWAGPEFKYPLTEDQLLEYIKGANDVERSHRLIYKAIETETNQTVGHISIGRIERYNRSARIGKVLIGNKSSRGKGYGTQIMQQALRIGFEELQLHRISLGVFDFNESARRCYEKLGFVQEGVTRDARRYQDSYWSLVEMSILEDEWGNTKSLYN; encoded by the coding sequence ATGATCGCGCTTCAATATTTCGAGCCTTCCGATTTTCAACAACTGATATCATGGAGCGGGGATGAAGCATTTTTGCTCCAATGGGCCGGGCCGGAATTCAAATATCCACTGACTGAAGATCAGTTGCTCGAATATATCAAGGGAGCTAATGATGTAGAGCGTTCACACAGACTTATATATAAAGCAATCGAAACGGAAACCAATCAGACAGTCGGTCATATTTCCATCGGCCGAATAGAAAGATATAACCGCTCAGCAAGAATAGGCAAGGTACTCATCGGAAATAAGAGCAGCCGGGGCAAGGGGTACGGTACACAAATCATGCAGCAGGCGTTAAGAATAGGATTTGAAGAACTGCAGTTGCACCGGATAAGTCTTGGTGTTTTTGATTTTAACGAATCAGCCCGAAGATGCTATGAAAAACTAGGCTTCGTTCAAGAAGGCGTAACAAGGGATGCAAGACGGTATCAAGATTCCTATTGGAGTTTGGTAGAGATGAGTATATTAGAAGATGAATGGGGAAACACGAAATCGCTTTATAACTAG
- a CDS encoding DUF4358 domain-containing protein, with protein MKPYRQEIWKYFVFLFMLAVVIGALAGCSGKQAGEEPSAAAVGERIHQAVNLDEMKQGDIKKLVKLYHIEADEVEDFMLYTAASNVKADELAIIKVKDADQAERVKQNILQRIDAQTVKFKDYRPEEYFLIEKHVLKTKGRFVFFAVSKEAAQMEAAFDSAWQH; from the coding sequence ATGAAACCATATAGACAAGAGATTTGGAAGTATTTCGTCTTTTTATTCATGTTAGCCGTTGTCATCGGGGCATTGGCCGGATGTTCAGGCAAGCAAGCCGGGGAGGAGCCCTCGGCCGCCGCGGTGGGGGAACGAATCCACCAGGCGGTGAATCTGGATGAGATGAAGCAGGGGGATATCAAGAAACTGGTCAAGCTGTATCATATCGAGGCCGATGAAGTGGAGGATTTTATGCTGTATACGGCTGCATCGAATGTGAAGGCGGACGAATTGGCGATCATCAAGGTAAAAGATGCGGATCAGGCTGAACGCGTCAAGCAAAATATATTGCAGAGAATCGATGCCCAGACGGTAAAGTTTAAAGACTATCGCCCGGAAGAGTATTTTCTCATCGAAAAGCATGTGCTGAAAACGAAAGGGCGCTTTGTCTTTTTCGCGGTCTCTAAAGAGGCGGCTCAAATGGAAGCGGCGTTTGACAGCGCGTGGCAGCACTAG
- a CDS encoding aspartate/glutamate racemase family protein produces the protein MKTIGLIGGMSWESSAEYYQIINEEVKNRLGGLHSAECLLYSVDFEEIERYQAEGKWDKAGMRLGNVACSLEKAGADFIVICTNTMHKVIEYIEEKINIPILHIADATANKIKKSNISTVGLLGTKYTMEQDFYKSRLEANGIKVFIPTHSEREIVNKVIYEELCLGIIKPSSRDYYKQVIKHLVHNGAEGIVLGCTEIGLLIKPEDADVLLFDTTVIHAIESVNIALESK, from the coding sequence ATGAAAACAATTGGACTAATAGGCGGAATGAGTTGGGAATCATCGGCTGAGTATTATCAAATCATTAACGAAGAAGTAAAAAATAGACTGGGCGGATTGCATTCGGCAGAATGTCTTTTATACAGCGTTGATTTCGAAGAGATTGAACGTTATCAAGCAGAAGGCAAGTGGGACAAGGCCGGTATGCGATTAGGCAATGTTGCCTGTTCATTAGAAAAAGCAGGAGCGGATTTTATCGTTATTTGCACAAATACGATGCATAAAGTCATTGAATATATCGAAGAAAAAATAAACATTCCAATTTTGCATATCGCAGATGCTACGGCAAATAAAATAAAAAAATCAAACATAAGTACGGTAGGTTTGTTAGGGACAAAATATACAATGGAACAAGATTTTTATAAGTCGCGATTAGAGGCAAACGGTATCAAGGTATTCATTCCAACTCATTCTGAACGAGAAATCGTTAATAAAGTAATTTATGAAGAGTTATGTTTGGGGATTATTAAACCATCATCCAGAGACTATTATAAACAAGTAATTAAACACTTGGTTCATAATGGTGCAGAAGGAATCGTTCTCGGTTGTACAGAAATTGGCTTATTGATAAAACCAGAGGATGCTGATGTACTATTGTTTGATACAACGGTAATACACGCCATTGAATCCGTTAACATAGCATTAGAATCAAAATAA
- a CDS encoding GrpB family protein, with product MRNEFLFRDYLQQHPDLVREYSELKKRTAKINGVTMEQYTRSKTEFISREQSMPQERRRDFRFRTFGKRSNAAG from the coding sequence ATGCGAAACGAGTTTCTTTTTCGGGACTATTTACAGCAACATCCCGATTTGGTCCGGGAATATAGCGAGCTCAAAAAGCGAACGGCCAAAATTAATGGAGTTACCATGGAGCAATATACCCGTTCTAAAACCGAATTTATCTCCAGAGAGCAGTCGATGCCGCAAGAACGGAGAAGGGACTTCCGCTTCAGAACGTTTGGGAAGAGGAGTAATGCCGCCGGATGA